DNA from Thermococcus sp. LS1:
TGAGAGCCACGACGACCAGAATGAGGACTACAAGGCGGATGACCAAAGTGGAGACTACGAAGAACATGATGACCACGAAAGCGACGATGGCCAGTATAATGACTCGGACGAGGGAAGTAGTAGCGACGACTACGAGGATGAGGACTACAGTGATGAGGAGGACGAGTGAACGTCCCTTTTTTACTCATATTTTTTAAGGTGATTCTCTCAACTTCTTGGGGGTGTTGGGATGAAAACAAAGGCAGCGGTGGTACTCGCAATTGCAGTCATGCTCTTGCCCCTTGTCGCGGGGCAGTACACCATCACGTCCATCAGCATTACCGTATATGCCGATGGATACGTTAAGGTAGTTGAGGTTATCCAGCCGGAGAACTATACTGTAAGCGTTGCTATTCCCCTTCTTGCGGCCAACGTTGAGGGCCTAGTCGTTATTGATGAAAAGGGCAGTCCTTTGCCCTATGAAATAAATGGCTCCAAGCTCATCGTGTATTTTGAAAACGCCACTGGCATTAAGATAACCTACTACACCCCCGACCTGACCGTCAAGAACAGGGCCATATGGAGCGTCCGTGTTAGCTCAAATATACCTGTCAAAATAACTTTTCCCGAAAATGCTGTCATTGTTGACCTGAGCGACATCCCCCTCGAGATAAACGGCAACTCAATCGTCATGCCTGCGGGCAATCAGACGGTTTCCTATGTTCTGGAATACCTGCCAGCTGGGACAGAGACGGCCCAGACACAGACTACCCAGTCCATCTCGGGAACATCTGCCTCTGAAAGTTTCGTTAACTCCACCGCACCCTCAACCACTGGCTCGTCAACTGAAACCCCCTCGGGTGGCTCCACCAGCTGGGCGACGATTGGAATACTCGCTCTCCTTGCCCTCGCCATAGGCGGCTTCATCTACCTGAAGGGGGGTAGGGAAGAGAGCGGATCGGCACCAAGCATCAGCAGGGAGGACTTTGAAAAGAGGCTCACGGAATACGACTTGACAAAGGATGAAGAAAAAGCACTGCTTTATCT
Protein-coding regions in this window:
- a CDS encoding helix-turn-helix domain-containing protein, translated to MKTKAAVVLAIAVMLLPLVAGQYTITSISITVYADGYVKVVEVIQPENYTVSVAIPLLAANVEGLVVIDEKGSPLPYEINGSKLIVYFENATGIKITYYTPDLTVKNRAIWSVRVSSNIPVKITFPENAVIVDLSDIPLEINGNSIVMPAGNQTVSYVLEYLPAGTETAQTQTTQSISGTSASESFVNSTAPSTTGSSTETPSGGSTSWATIGILALLALAIGGFIYLKGGREESGSAPSISREDFEKRLTEYDLTKDEEKALLYLFDRGGKARQSEVRETLGIPKTTAWRMFQRLEKQGLVRVYKKKRENWVELRL